The following coding sequences are from one Bifidobacterium sp. window:
- a CDS encoding GNAT family N-acetyltransferase, whose protein sequence is MRSIFSDRLILRPWQQDDAHFLFDLESRQESVRYLGPYAHTMTDIEEAKESIRRRQSLDHSIYGIWLITSQEGTPLGNMLLKPVRLSQSIKGINLQAPIEIGWQLHPDAQGCGYATEAAKAVLDDAANRGLRTVMAVVDPNNSPSIHVCERLHMTSRGITQDYYDEDSLLFDKELGTH, encoded by the coding sequence ATGCGAAGCATATTCAGTGATAGGCTCATCCTCCGCCCCTGGCAGCAGGATGATGCGCACTTCCTTTTCGATTTGGAGTCACGACAAGAGTCTGTGAGATATCTCGGGCCATACGCACACACCATGACGGACATTGAGGAAGCGAAAGAATCCATCAGGAGAAGGCAATCCTTGGACCATAGCATTTATGGGATATGGCTCATCACTTCGCAAGAAGGTACTCCACTAGGCAACATGCTGTTGAAGCCCGTCAGACTTTCTCAAAGTATCAAAGGTATCAACTTGCAAGCTCCCATTGAGATAGGGTGGCAACTGCATCCGGACGCCCAAGGTTGTGGTTATGCCACTGAGGCGGCCAAAGCAGTGCTTGATGACGCTGCAAACAGAGGACTTAGAACAGTCATGGCGGTGGTGGACCCCAATAATTCCCCATCCATACATGTGTGTGAACGATTACATATGACATCAAGGGGAATCACGCAGGACTATTACGACGAAGACAGTCTTCTGTTCGACAAAGAATTAGGTACTCACTGA
- a CDS encoding helix-turn-helix transcriptional regulator, which produces MPSELGRFLSTRRARLDPQESDLPRGGRWRRVPGLRREEVAELAGISTSYYTRLERGSSTSASPSVLDALARALHLNDAERAHLYDLAQLTANELYHPRSKNPGPSAARLLTAIGSAPAILMGRYTDILGWNTAGHRLIAPHLDEMAPSDARHRPVMARLLFFDPFVREMYEDWQQAARINVGYLRLTSGRHPDDATLASLIGELSMHSPEFARLWAAHDVHECTLGDRTLLHPAFGALHLHYQVWTQPDDPDLRLQIYTAEADSPESQALAMLSNNKEIDVSLAQPTHSPQSTG; this is translated from the coding sequence ATGCCTAGCGAACTTGGACGTTTTCTTTCCACACGACGAGCACGGTTGGATCCACAGGAGTCTGACCTGCCAAGGGGAGGGCGCTGGCGACGTGTTCCCGGACTCAGACGAGAGGAAGTCGCCGAACTGGCCGGAATCTCCACCTCGTATTACACCAGACTGGAACGCGGCAGCTCAACCAGCGCATCACCATCTGTACTCGACGCTTTGGCTCGCGCCTTGCATCTCAATGATGCCGAACGCGCCCATTTATATGATCTAGCCCAACTCACTGCCAACGAGCTGTATCATCCGAGAAGCAAAAATCCCGGACCATCTGCGGCGCGGTTGCTCACCGCAATAGGATCCGCGCCGGCAATACTGATGGGACGCTACACGGACATTCTCGGCTGGAATACCGCCGGTCATCGTCTAATTGCGCCGCATCTTGATGAGATGGCACCCTCTGACGCGCGGCACCGACCTGTTATGGCCCGTCTACTGTTTTTTGACCCATTTGTTCGAGAAATGTATGAGGACTGGCAGCAGGCAGCTCGAATCAATGTCGGATACCTGCGTCTGACATCGGGCCGACATCCCGATGATGCCACTCTCGCATCACTCATTGGAGAATTATCGATGCATAGTCCCGAATTCGCCCGACTATGGGCGGCTCACGACGTGCACGAATGCACCCTCGGTGATCGCACGTTATTGCATCCGGCATTTGGTGCCCTGCATCTGCATTACCAAGTGTGGACTCAGCCAGACGATCCTGATCTACGCCTTCAAATCTATACTGCTGAAGCTGATAGTCCCGAAAGTCAGGCACTTGCTATGCTTTCAAACAACAAGGAGATCGATGTGTCCCTCGCACAGCCGACACACTCGCCACAGTCCACCGGCTGA